Within the Bacteroidales bacterium genome, the region TCTTCCTTTTCCTGGCTAAAATAACACCATTAACCTTTCAGATGAGATTACTCAGGAAAGAATTTGAAAAAGAAGTTAAGGTAAGCCGCTGATGTTAAGCCTCCCCAAAAGTACTGAAATCACGTGGAAGATGAATTTCCTGAGGTTTGATGTTTAATACGGGTATATTAGACTGGTTGATCAGCTGATGGGCATAACTCCCGAAAAACAAATTGGTAAGGGCCGACACTTTTTCCGTCATGATAGCAATCAAATCGGCCTTCACCTTCGTGGCATATTCCAGTGTCATGTCAGCCGGATTGTCCCCGAAAGCAGTACTGCGTTGATACTTGATTTTTGCTGACTCCAGAAATTTAATCACCTGCCTCGTATAGGCTTCCAGCTTCTGCGAAACATGCTGACTCTTTGATGCACTTAATGTAAGTACGTACACTTCACTGCCAAAAGCCATGGCAATCCGGGAAGCGAGCACTACTTTTTGTCGGGTTTCCGGAATATTGTCAATTGGTAAAACAATCTTTTTTATGTCGGAGGAAGCCAGGTCCCTGCGTATGGTTATAACAGGCCTGTCGGTTGCCGAAATAATTTTCAGGGCATTGCTCCCTATGAAAAGCTCTTCAAAACCCGAAGCACCATGCGTTGAAGTAATAATCATACTTTCTTTGTATGAATGAGCCTGATTCACAATCTCTTCATAAACTTTCCCTTTTTTAACAATATAGCGTAACCGCGACTCATTCCCCAGAAACTTGCTGTATTCTTTAATTATCAGTTCGAACTTCTTCTCGGCCAGTTTCTTTTCTTCCAACTGGGGACCGGCGTAAATTTCACTGCTTTTCATTTGCACATAAACCATCTGAATGTTTACATGCATCTTTCGCGAAAACAACAGGGCCATCTCCAGCCCCTTTAATGAA harbors:
- a CDS encoding universal stress protein, producing MKNLIVPIDFSQHSLKGLEMALLFSRKMHVNIQMVYVQMKSSEIYAGPQLEEKKLAEKKFELIIKEYSKFLGNESRLRYIVKKGKVYEEIVNQAHSYKESMIITSTHGASGFEELFIGSNALKIISATDRPVITIRRDLASSDIKKIVLPIDNIPETRQKVVLASRIAMAFGSEVYVLTLSASKSQHVSQKLEAYTRQVIKFLESAKIKYQRSTAFGDNPADMTLEYATKVKADLIAIMTEKVSALTNLFFGSYAHQLINQSNIPVLNIKPQEIHLPRDFSTFGEA